In Mycobacterium sp. Aquia_216, a genomic segment contains:
- a CDS encoding GNAT family N-acetyltransferase translates to MNGAAPRTQTDDPSTQVLKRERKDLPEGVRRIGRLPVPVLEPPYSLRAAVSDDAEMVSEWMNRPHLAEAWEYAWPACRWRQHIDAQLEGTYSLPLIGTLRGEECAYLEIYWAAKDMISHHYDAQPYDVGLHAAIADLALVNRGFGPRLLPRIMTSVFAQEPRCGRIMFDPDHRNTTVRRLCEYVGCRSLGEHDAPNRRMVLYALERPTQSS, encoded by the coding sequence ATGAACGGAGCCGCCCCACGCACCCAGACCGACGACCCGTCGACGCAGGTACTGAAGCGAGAGCGCAAGGACCTACCCGAAGGGGTACGGCGCATCGGCCGGCTTCCGGTCCCCGTGCTGGAGCCCCCATATTCGCTGCGTGCCGCGGTAAGCGACGACGCGGAGATGGTGTCGGAGTGGATGAACCGCCCGCATCTCGCCGAGGCGTGGGAGTACGCCTGGCCGGCGTGCCGCTGGCGTCAGCACATCGACGCGCAGCTCGAGGGGACCTATTCGCTGCCGTTGATCGGAACTCTGCGCGGCGAAGAGTGCGCATACCTCGAGATCTATTGGGCAGCAAAGGATATGATCTCGCATCACTACGACGCCCAGCCCTATGACGTGGGTTTACACGCGGCCATCGCGGATCTGGCCCTGGTCAACCGCGGCTTCGGCCCGCGACTTCTGCCGCGCATCATGACCAGCGTGTTCGCGCAGGAACCGCGCTGCGGCCGGATCATGTTCGACCCCGATCACCGCAACACCACCGTCCGCCGCCTGTGCGAGTACGTCGGTTGCCGTTCACTCGGTGAACACGACGCGCCAAATCGGCGCATGGTGCTCTACGCGTTGGAGCGTCCTACCCAGTCCTCGTAG
- the mbtN gene encoding mycobactin biosynthesis acyl-ACP dehydrogenase MbtN gives MTTTSQTVFDPDYRALLAKAFDDRVTEWTAEAEAQQRFPRKLIEHLGASGVFTAKWTDQAQPDVNKLVELALALGHLASAGIGVGVSLHDSAIAVLRRFGKSDYLKDICEKAIRGEAVLCIGASEESGGSDLQIVETEVRSRDGGFEVRGIKKFVSLSPIADHIMVVARSVDHDASSRHGNVVVVAVPTTHVNVQQPYDKVGAGPLDTAAVHIDTWVPADAMVARAGTGLAAISWGLAHERMSIAGQIAASCQRVIGITLARMMTRRQFGNTLFEHQALRLRMADLQARVDQLRYALHGIAAQGRLDLRAAAGIKVTAARLGEEVIGECMHIFGGSGYLVDETPLGRVWRDMKLARVGGGTDEVLWELVAAGMKADHAGYEDWVGRSNA, from the coding sequence ATGACTACGACAAGCCAAACCGTGTTCGATCCGGATTATCGTGCGCTGCTGGCCAAGGCATTCGACGACCGCGTCACCGAGTGGACGGCCGAAGCCGAGGCGCAGCAACGCTTTCCGCGCAAGCTGATCGAGCATCTGGGGGCAAGCGGTGTCTTCACCGCCAAGTGGACTGACCAAGCCCAGCCCGATGTCAACAAGCTCGTGGAGCTCGCTCTCGCGTTGGGACACCTGGCCTCCGCCGGTATCGGAGTGGGTGTCAGCCTGCACGATTCGGCCATCGCGGTGCTGCGCCGGTTCGGTAAGTCGGACTACCTGAAAGACATCTGCGAGAAGGCGATTCGCGGCGAGGCGGTGCTCTGCATCGGTGCCTCGGAAGAATCCGGCGGATCGGATCTACAGATCGTCGAGACCGAGGTTCGGTCGCGTGACGGCGGTTTCGAAGTCCGCGGCATCAAGAAGTTCGTATCACTTTCTCCGATCGCCGACCACATCATGGTCGTAGCGCGCAGCGTCGACCACGACGCGTCCAGCCGGCACGGCAACGTCGTGGTGGTGGCGGTGCCGACCACCCATGTCAACGTGCAGCAGCCCTACGACAAGGTGGGTGCGGGGCCGCTGGACACCGCGGCTGTCCACATCGATACCTGGGTTCCGGCCGACGCAATGGTAGCTCGGGCCGGCACCGGGCTGGCAGCGATCAGTTGGGGATTGGCGCACGAGCGGATGTCGATTGCCGGTCAGATCGCGGCCTCATGTCAGCGGGTGATCGGAATTACCTTGGCCCGCATGATGACTCGGCGTCAGTTCGGCAACACGCTGTTCGAGCACCAGGCGTTGCGGCTGCGGATGGCGGACCTGCAGGCACGAGTCGATCAGCTGCGTTACGCGCTGCATGGCATCGCTGCCCAGGGGCGGCTGGATCTGCGTGCTGCCGCGGGCATCAAGGTCACCGCGGCTCGCCTCGGCGAAGAAGTCATCGGCGAGTGTATGCACATCTTCGGTGGGTCGGGTTATCTCGTCGACGAAACACCCCTTGGCAGGGTATGGCGAGACATGAAGCTGGCCCGGGTCGGCGGCGGCACCGACGAAGTCCTCTGGGAATTGGTGGCGGCCGGCATGAAAGCCGACCACGCCGGCTACGAGGACTGGGTAGGACGCTCCAACGCGTAG